TTTTGTCGCATCGCCAAGACACGCTGATGGAATTGTTGTTACGGGAACAATCTCTAAGAATATGGCTCCTGCTTTAATGGACGCTTACAAAAGTGTAAGCGAACCGCGGATTGTAATAGCAGTTGGCGCTTGCGCAATCAGCGGCGGTTTGTTTGTAGAATCAAATCAGATTAATAGAAAGTTTTTTGATGAAGTACCGGTTGATTTATACATCCCCGGCTGCCCGACTCACCCGCTGACTTTTATTCATGCAGTACTGGATTATTTGGGAAGAAAGTAATCTCTTGTCACGTCAAACGAGAAACGACAGAAGCGAGACGGTTAATTCTTTCGTTTATCGTTTTACGTCGTTTAAATTAAAACGTCAGGACAAGATTGACGAGACACTAATATTTTTTTAAAAAGGTTAATTTATTCTACCTGAGCAAAATCATCTTTTTTGTTGAAGAATAACCATCGATTTTTAGTTGATAAAAATATATCCCGCTTGGTAGCTGGGAATTGTTAATCGATTCCGCTAAGCGGAATTGATAAGTGTATGTGCCCACAGGTTTGTATTCATTTACAAGTATCACCACTTCCTGCCCAAGCAGATTGTAAATTTTAAGAGAAACGAAACCAGCATCAGAAATGGAATATCTGATTGTTGTACTTGGATTAAACGGATTAGGGAAATTCTGTTCAAGCGAAAATGAAAGTGGTTTATCAATCTTCGCATCAACATCAACAAGTACAATATCGTAAAGTGGTTTGTAGCCCATAATACCAAAGGTGTCACGCGTGGCAGCACTAATTAAGTCTGGTGATAAAAATACAAAATGCTCCTGATTTGTAAATTCATTATCATTACAAGCAAGACTTGAGTAAGGTAAAGCAAAATTAGCCCCGTACTTATACTGAATTTGGAGAGGTGAATATTTATCAAACAAAATATCACAGCTCCAAACATTATCGTTAGGAATTAAATCTCCACTTGTTCCATCGTCCTTCAATAAAATAAGTTTATTATACTCAGTATCCGGCCAACAATCTCCTGGCCATTTTAAAGGAAGCACTGTTCCTGCAAGGACAACATTTTCTACTTTTGCAAAAGGTCCGCCGGTTAAACAAGATTTAGCACTGTCCATCGATACAGTAAATTTAATCTTATGATCCCGTAGCGGCGGTGGTGGTGCGATACTGTTGAAGTACCTGGAAATAAGTGCGAAACTATTATTGTAAT
The nucleotide sequence above comes from Ignavibacteriales bacterium. Encoded proteins:
- a CDS encoding T9SS type A sorting domain-containing protein, with product MKTKLTTIGIIFLSIFTMAQQYSVEFRVNMSIQETSGKFDPVADMVVVRGNFQVDAGDVADWSGTMFECTDSNGDKIFTATVNLPSAKTGTAYDFKYVIIKDGVDNWESIDNRTFELTNSSQVLDVVFFNDIKTVGKEINVEFVCNMEYETLTGSFNPANDWVSVRGDFNGWGEDDTLNQDPSNENLYKKTLLLYVSTGDYINYKFTYTTPTDTIWENDPNKDYTFTQNDYNNSFALISRYFNSIAPPPPLRDHKIKFTVSMDSAKSCLTGGPFAKVENVVLAGTVLPLKWPGDCWPDTEYNKLILLKDDGTSGDLIPNDNVWSCDILFDKYSPLQIQYKYGANFALPYSSLACNDNEFTNQEHFVFLSPDLISAATRDTFGIMGYKPLYDIVLVDVDAKIDKPLSFSLEQNFPNPFNPSTTIRYSISDAGFVSLKIYNLLGQEVVILVNEYKPVGTYTYQFRLAESINNSQLPSGIYFYQLKIDGYSSTKKMILLR